The following is a genomic window from Chania multitudinisentens RB-25.
CCCCAAACGACGTTGCCAACTTCTTCTACCTTCGTTTTCCAGTGTGTCGCAGCGTTAGCTGTTTATGTTTTCCCCTGCCACTCGGTGGACGCAGTGGCGGGGGCATACATCAGCTATCGCGCTGCAACCTGAAATCCACCAGGTAGACAGGCTATCTATATGACATCAATTGCCGCTGATATCATGAAGATTTTCTCACCCGCAGGTACCATTCGCACAACAAACGAACCTGCTTACGGGTGTAGCCTTTCTCCATCATACGGTCAACGAAGTCGTCATGTTTCTTCTGCTCATCCGTTGAGGTTTTAGCGTTAAAGGAAATGACGGGCAGCAACTCTTCGGTGTTCGAGAACATTTTCTTCTCGATAACCGTACGCAACTTCTCGTAACTGGTCCAGTTTGGATTCCGGCCGCTGTTATTGGCACGTGCACGCAAAACAAAGTTGACGATTTCGTTGCGGAAATCTTTCGGGTTGCTGATACCTGCTGGCTTTTCGATTTTCTCCAGTTCAGAATTCAACGATTCGCGGTCAAACAACTGGCCGGTATCTGGATCACGGTACTCTTGGTCCTGAATCCAGAAGTCAGCGTAGGTTACGTAGCGATCAAAGATGTTCTGGCCATATTCAGAATAAGACTCCAGATAGGCCGTCTGAATTTCCTTGCCGATAAATTCGGCGTATTTCGGAATCAGATAACCTTTCAGGTGTTCCAGGTATTTTTCAGCCAGATCCTGCGGGAATTGCTCACGCTCAATCTGTTGTTCCAATACGTAGAACAGATGTACCGGGTTCGCCGCCACTTCAATGTGATCGAAGTTGAATACTCGAGACAATATCTTGAAGGCGAAACGGGTCGAAAGACCATTCATCCCTTCATCAACCCCGGCATAGTCACGGTATTCCTGATACGACTTGGCTTTTGGATCGGTATCTTTCAGGCTCTCACCGTCATAAACCCGCATCTTCGAGTAGATGCTGGAGTTTTCCGGTTCTTTCAACCGTGAAAGAACAGTAAAGCGAGCCAGCGTTTCCAGCGTACCAGGGGCGCATGGCGCGTGGGTCAGTTCACTGTGATCCAGCAGTTTGTCGTAGATTTTGATCTCTTCCGACACCCGCAGGCAGTAAGGCACTTTGACGATGTAAACACGGTCAAGGAAAGCCTCATTATTTTTATTGTTACGGAATGTCACCCATTCCGATTCGTTCGAGTGCGCCAGGATAATCCCGTTGAACGGCAGGGCAGAGATCCCTTCAGTCCCGTTGTAGTTACCTTCCTGGGTGGCGGTCAGCAGAGGATGCAGCACTTTAATCGGTGCTTTAAACATCTCGACGAATTCCATAATCCCCTGGTTGGCCCGGCATAATGCACCGGAGTAACCATAGGCATCGGGATCGTTCTGCGCGTGGTTTTCCAGTTTACGGATATCCACTTTACCGACCAGAGCAGAAATGTCCTGGTTGTTCTCATCGCCTGGTTCGGTTTTGGCGATGGCAATTTGCTCAAGGATGGAAGGGCGAACCTTCACAACTTTGAATTTGGTGATGTCGCCACCGAACTCATGCAGGCGTTTTGCTGCCCATGGCGACATAATGGTGCCAAGGTAACGCGTAGGAATGTTGTATTCTTTTTCCAGAATAGTGGCATCTTCCTGCGGGTTAAACAGGCACAACGGATGGTCATTGACCGGGCTGCGTTCGCCGTTGGCGCTCAGGGTGTAAATAGGTACTCGTTGCATCAGCGCTTTCAGGCGCTCTGCCAACGATGATTTACCTCCACCAACTGGGCCCAGCAGATAAAGAATCTGTTTTTTCTCTTCAAGGCCTTGAGCGGCATGTTTTAGGTAAGAAACTATCTGTTCGATAGCTTCTTCCATGCCGTAGAATTCCTCAAATGCCGGATAGCGAGCGATTACTCGGTTGGAGAACAGGCGAGACATGCGCGACTCAAG
Proteins encoded in this region:
- the yeaG gene encoding protein kinase YeaG; translation: MNIFDHYRQRYEAAKDEEFTLQEFLTICRQDRSAYANAAERLLMAIGEPVMVDTALESRMSRLFSNRVIARYPAFEEFYGMEEAIEQIVSYLKHAAQGLEEKKQILYLLGPVGGGKSSLAERLKALMQRVPIYTLSANGERSPVNDHPLCLFNPQEDATILEKEYNIPTRYLGTIMSPWAAKRLHEFGGDITKFKVVKVRPSILEQIAIAKTEPGDENNQDISALVGKVDIRKLENHAQNDPDAYGYSGALCRANQGIMEFVEMFKAPIKVLHPLLTATQEGNYNGTEGISALPFNGIILAHSNESEWVTFRNNKNNEAFLDRVYIVKVPYCLRVSEEIKIYDKLLDHSELTHAPCAPGTLETLARFTVLSRLKEPENSSIYSKMRVYDGESLKDTDPKAKSYQEYRDYAGVDEGMNGLSTRFAFKILSRVFNFDHIEVAANPVHLFYVLEQQIEREQFPQDLAEKYLEHLKGYLIPKYAEFIGKEIQTAYLESYSEYGQNIFDRYVTYADFWIQDQEYRDPDTGQLFDRESLNSELEKIEKPAGISNPKDFRNEIVNFVLRARANNSGRNPNWTSYEKLRTVIEKKMFSNTEELLPVISFNAKTSTDEQKKHDDFVDRMMEKGYTRKQVRLLCEWYLRVRKSS